The sequence TTGGAAAGGAGGAAAGAGAAGAATGTTGAGACGCAAGAGGTTTGTCATTATCGGCCTTCTGGCCGCGGTTCTGCTGGTCGGGAGCCTAGCCGGGTTGGCCCTCGCCCAGACAGTGGATACGGGGCAACCCCAGACCTTGTTAGCCAGGGTTGCCGCTATCCTGGGCATTGACCAGCAAAAGGTGGAAGACGCTTATGCCCAGGCCCAACGCGAGATGCGGGACGAAGCCGTGGATAGCTACCTCAAGAACCTGGTTGACCAGGGCAAGATAACCCAGGGGCAAGCTGACCAGTACAGCGGCTGGTGGCAGGCCAGGCCCGAGGCGCTGCTGCCCGGAGCCATGGGGCGGAACTTCGGCTTCCACGGGTTCAGGGGCGGGATGAGGGGGGGCAGAGGCTTCTGTTGGGGCCTGCCTCCCATTCCTGCTCCGACCCCCCAGGCTTCTGGCACGTCGTTCTAGGGTGCTCTCGGGGTCGGTTGCAGACCAGTTGAATATGGGATAGGTCCAGTCCAGCCGAGCCGCTTCAGGAGAGGGGGAGGTCCCCCTCTCCTGGCATATTGAGCACCCCGGTGGAAGAAATGGAGATGCTGGTCTTAATGATTCCTTCATAATTTCGTTCTATTATTTGGGGGAGCAGCGCAGATAATCGTAAGGGAGAACAAGGATGGCTGGCAAAAGGATTCTGGTGGTCGATGATGATGCCAAGACCGTGGAGTTGGTGAAGCTGTACCTGAGCAGGGATGGCTACAAGGTCCTCACCGCCTACGATGGGATTGAGGCGTTGCGCCTGGCGCGGGAGAGCCGTCCTGACCTCATTGTTCTTGACCTGATGCTGCCCGGACTAGATGGTCTCCAGGTGTGTCGCACCCTCAGGAGGGAGTCGGATGTGCCCATCATCATGCTTACGGCCAAGACTGCTGAGGAGGACAGGCTAGTCGGTCTAGACCTGGGGGCGGATGACTATGTGACCAAGCCCTTCAGCCCCAAGGAACTGGCAGCTAGAGTGCGAGCCGTCCTGCGGCGTCTTCCTGAGGAGGCGCTTCAGCGTGGGCCCGTAGAGATAACCCATGGCGAACTCACGGTGAACTTCCTCACACATGAGGCATCCCTTGCCGGTAAGCCACTGAACCTCACCCCCATAGAATTCAGGTTGCTGGGGGTCCTGATGAGGGAACCGGAGAAGGTTTTCAGTCGGGCAGAGTTAATTGACAAGGTCTTCGGATATGATTTCGAAGGCTTCGACCGCACGGTGGATGTCCATATCCGTAACCTGCGCAGGAAGCTGGGGGCGGACCCTGACCATCCCAGGTACATCAAGACGGTGTACGGAGCAGGTTACAGATTTGGGGGAGGGGTGAGATGACCCACTCTTTTCGGTTTCGCCTCCTGCTGGCTTTTGCACTGGTGATAGCCGTAGTCATTGGCACGGTGTCCCTTTTCGTTGCCCGTAGCGCAGCAGGCAGAATCCATGAGTACCAGCTACAGAGCAATGAGACGCGCTCAGCCAGGATGCAGTCGGTGCTGTCCCGCTACTATGCGGGGAGGGGGGAATGGGCCGGTATTCAGCCTTTTGTAGAGCAGATGGGAACGCTCTACGGACAGCGCATTATTGTGGTCGACAGCAGCGGCGTGGTGGTCGCTGACTCCCACCACGGTTTTGTCGGCAGTCGTCCGGACCCGCGCTGGTCGGGCAGGGTTCTGCCAATACGACCCCCACCGATGCCAGGCGGAGCCAGGGAACCCGGCACTCTCTACATCAACCCCGAATCTGCTTCTGAGGCTGACTCCATCTCTGTTCAGAGCCTGGCCAACTCAATAAACCGTTTTCTCCTCTGGGGTGGACTTCTGGCCGTTGGTCTGGCTATGGTGTTCACCACCTTCCTGTCCCGTCGAATTTCGGCTCCTCTTCGCGCTCTTACCTCGGCGGCCAGGCGGGTGGGCCAGGGGGACTTCTCCCAGAGAGTCGATATCCGCGGCAAGGACGAGGTGGCAGAGCTGGCCCGGACATTCAACTCCATGGCCAACGACCTGACTCGGGCTGAAAAACTTCGGCGCAATCTCGTAGCCGACGCCGCTCACGAGCTAAGAACCCCTCTTTCTAACATCCGCGGCTATCTAGAGGCTGTTCGCGATGGGCTCATGCAGCCCGATGCCTCAACACTCCACTCTGTCTATGAAGAGGTCCTTCTTCTCTCAAAGCTCATCGAGGAACTCCAGGAGCTGTCGCTGGCGGACGCCGGCGAACTGAAGCTGTTTCGCCAGCCAGAAGACATCTCTGAGCTGATTCAGAAGGTAGCGGGTGCCGTGCAAGCGGCAATCAAGGCTAAAGGACTGTCCCTCACCGTTGACCTGGCCGATGGACTCCCTCTTTGCCATATAGATTCCCACCGGATTGGTCAGGTCTTGCGCAACCTTCTGGACAATGCGGTAGCCCATACACCAGAAGGTGGCGCCATTGCCGTAACCGCCGTGGAACAGGGTAACTGGGTAGAGGTGGCCGTGGCCGACACGGGCGAGGGCATCCCACCGGAGGACTTGCCCAACATCTTTGAGCGGTTTTACCGGGTAGATAAGTCTCGTGCCAGGGCGACAGGGGGCAGCGGCCTGGGGCTCACCATCGCCAAGCGCCTCGTGGAAGCCCACGGCGGCAAGATTGGGGTTCAGAGCGAGCCGGGAAAGGGCAGCTGTTTCGCATTCACCGTTTCCCGGGCTGAGCAGGCTTCTTCAGCCCTGGGCGATATGGAGGCATAAATGCTGGACGCGTTGAGGACTTTGAAGCTGTGGCAGATTCTGGTACTGGCAGTAGTGACCCTTGGCACCGCCGCGGGCGTCTATGGTATCTATAGCTGGGCCACCAGCCCTGACACTTCCTCCCTCCCCGCCAACACCCAGCTTGTCCCGGTGGAATACGGCGACCTGGTCAACACTGTGAGCGCCTCCGGCAGCCTCGTTTTCCCCACCAGGGCCCAGCCGACCTTCGGCAGTGC is a genomic window of Chloroflexota bacterium containing:
- a CDS encoding response regulator transcription factor; amino-acid sequence: MAGKRILVVDDDAKTVELVKLYLSRDGYKVLTAYDGIEALRLARESRPDLIVLDLMLPGLDGLQVCRTLRRESDVPIIMLTAKTAEEDRLVGLDLGADDYVTKPFSPKELAARVRAVLRRLPEEALQRGPVEITHGELTVNFLTHEASLAGKPLNLTPIEFRLLGVLMREPEKVFSRAELIDKVFGYDFEGFDRTVDVHIRNLRRKLGADPDHPRYIKTVYGAGYRFGGGVR
- a CDS encoding HAMP domain-containing protein; this translates as MTHSFRFRLLLAFALVIAVVIGTVSLFVARSAAGRIHEYQLQSNETRSARMQSVLSRYYAGRGEWAGIQPFVEQMGTLYGQRIIVVDSSGVVVADSHHGFVGSRPDPRWSGRVLPIRPPPMPGGAREPGTLYINPESASEADSISVQSLANSINRFLLWGGLLAVGLAMVFTTFLSRRISAPLRALTSAARRVGQGDFSQRVDIRGKDEVAELARTFNSMANDLTRAEKLRRNLVADAAHELRTPLSNIRGYLEAVRDGLMQPDASTLHSVYEEVLLLSKLIEELQELSLADAGELKLFRQPEDISELIQKVAGAVQAAIKAKGLSLTVDLADGLPLCHIDSHRIGQVLRNLLDNAVAHTPEGGAIAVTAVEQGNWVEVAVADTGEGIPPEDLPNIFERFYRVDKSRARATGGSGLGLTIAKRLVEAHGGKIGVQSEPGKGSCFAFTVSRAEQASSALGDMEA